From Sporosarcina sp. FSL W7-1349, a single genomic window includes:
- a CDS encoding alpha/beta hydrolase: protein MIHIFKEGQNPKRPTLLLLHGTGGTEQDLLQLAEWVDPQASVLSVRGNVSEHGMPRFFRRLAEGVFDEEDLIARTAELHQFLDEAAEKYNFERSNVVAIGYSNGANIAGSLLFHHANSLKGAILHHPMVPRRGVELPDLAGVRVFIAAGKNDPMCPPEEAEELANLLNGAGAKTAIHWEMNGHSLTRSEVEAAADWYGKNIVQ from the coding sequence ATGATCCATATATTCAAAGAAGGACAGAATCCGAAAAGGCCAACCTTGCTTCTGCTGCACGGCACGGGCGGAACGGAACAGGATTTATTGCAATTGGCGGAGTGGGTCGATCCGCAAGCATCGGTGTTGAGTGTGCGTGGGAATGTGTCGGAACACGGCATGCCCCGTTTCTTCCGGCGCTTGGCGGAAGGAGTGTTTGACGAGGAGGATTTGATTGCCCGGACGGCAGAATTGCACCAATTCCTTGACGAGGCTGCCGAAAAATATAACTTCGAGCGTTCCAATGTGGTGGCGATCGGGTATTCAAACGGTGCCAATATTGCGGGGAGTTTGCTATTCCATCATGCAAACAGTTTGAAGGGGGCCATCCTGCATCATCCGATGGTTCCTCGACGCGGGGTGGAGTTGCCCGATTTGGCAGGGGTCCGGGTGTTCATAGCTGCAGGGAAGAACGATCCGATGTGTCCGCCGGAAGAAGCGGAGGAATTGGCGAATTTATTGAATGGGGCAGGTGCGAAAACGGCGATTCATTGGGAAATGAACGGTCATTCACTCACCCGATCGGAAGTGGAAGCCGCGGCGGATTGGTATGGAAAGAACATCGTCCAGTGA
- a CDS encoding DUF3238 domain-containing protein — translation MQSLFEIQTVLHKADLISFTWNDVGGLYRVYKDGTHLYEGTVAEFSDGDFTHAKFYTYTVERLENGEVVDVIVLQTSAFAEEKNKENPLQSIVMTTIVAKTQIALSWEKIKDIEEYHIFRNGVYVETVRGNRYIDRDILVDEPSIYSIHAERPLAQSEERLNVSKSVVSQVFGAVNPFATKEEAEVEQFLMTKEIASPSQLLLPVKEKKARKRVDHWKFRYTTFLQEQWITNPNVLSPNHYFKGDGRGFASDGKGFRTRVDIELTYDLARSPLTFTKQVGESVAYNYLKRFRERATASPDGITLERLDHGEDETGFLLQHAVGNPLTTAPQIDYEVTAVMRRDGLFDIWGYHDQAPHHEVYLARGDGDWEDIHLAASKGLAWMSRIVAWQYWRISNLQ, via the coding sequence ATGCAGTCATTATTTGAGATTCAGACAGTCTTGCACAAGGCGGATCTCATTTCATTCACATGGAATGATGTCGGCGGACTGTATCGTGTGTATAAAGATGGAACGCATTTGTACGAAGGGACGGTCGCGGAGTTCAGTGATGGGGATTTCACCCATGCGAAATTCTATACGTACACGGTCGAACGGCTTGAAAATGGGGAAGTGGTCGATGTGATCGTTCTTCAAACATCTGCGTTCGCAGAGGAAAAGAATAAGGAGAATCCCCTGCAATCCATCGTCATGACAACAATTGTTGCCAAGACACAGATTGCGCTGTCTTGGGAGAAGATCAAAGACATCGAAGAATATCATATTTTCCGCAACGGGGTTTATGTAGAAACGGTGAGAGGGAATCGTTATATTGACCGGGACATCCTAGTAGACGAACCTTCCATCTACTCCATCCACGCAGAACGCCCCTTGGCCCAGTCCGAGGAACGGTTGAACGTCAGCAAATCCGTTGTGTCACAAGTGTTTGGCGCCGTCAATCCGTTTGCTACGAAAGAAGAGGCGGAAGTAGAGCAATTTTTAATGACAAAGGAAATTGCATCCCCGAGTCAGTTGCTGTTGCCTGTCAAGGAGAAGAAAGCTCGGAAACGGGTGGACCACTGGAAATTCCGCTATACGACTTTCTTGCAAGAGCAATGGATTACGAACCCCAATGTCCTGTCGCCGAACCATTATTTCAAAGGAGATGGCCGAGGTTTTGCTTCGGACGGCAAAGGTTTCCGGACGCGGGTCGATATCGAACTTACCTATGATTTAGCTCGTTCTCCATTGACCTTTACGAAGCAGGTCGGGGAGTCGGTCGCCTATAATTATTTGAAGCGTTTTCGGGAACGGGCGACCGCTTCACCCGACGGTATCACGCTGGAACGATTGGATCACGGGGAAGATGAGACCGGCTTTCTCCTTCAGCATGCAGTCGGCAATCCGCTGACTACAGCACCGCAAATCGACTACGAAGTAACGGCGGTCATGCGGCGGGACGGTTTGTTCGATATTTGGGGCTATCATGATCAAGCCCCACATCATGAAGTCTATTTGGCTAGAGGCGATGGAGATTGGGAAGACATCCACCTCGCGGCAAGCAAAGGACTTGCCTGGATGTCGCGGATTGTCGCTTGGCAATATTGGCGCATTTCGAACCTGCAGTGA
- the thiM gene encoding hydroxyethylthiazole kinase, with translation MSNSPKLLLQQLRKDQPLVHCITNIVVANFQANGLLALGASPVMADAVEEAAEIAAVSSCTVLNIGTLKAVTVEAMILAGKSANAHGKPVVLDPVGAGATAFRKQSVLRILEEVDVTLIRCNAGELAAIAGVDWQAKGVDAGEGEADVVKLAKQVATTHDCLVAVSGEVDIVTDGQNLLSITGGHPLMTRVTGVGCLLSSVVGAFLTVANEKPLEAAATALAFYKQVGEHAAEAATGPGDFAVHFLNGLALTEDRLITIGDFISQGGISL, from the coding sequence ATGTCAAACTCACCAAAACTTCTTCTACAACAATTACGGAAGGACCAACCTCTCGTTCACTGCATCACGAATATTGTCGTGGCCAACTTCCAGGCGAACGGCCTGCTTGCGTTGGGTGCGTCTCCGGTGATGGCGGATGCGGTCGAGGAAGCTGCTGAAATTGCGGCCGTCTCTTCTTGTACCGTCCTGAATATCGGCACCTTGAAGGCGGTCACGGTCGAGGCGATGATTCTCGCTGGCAAGAGTGCCAATGCGCATGGGAAACCGGTCGTTCTGGACCCGGTCGGAGCCGGAGCGACTGCGTTCCGCAAGCAGTCTGTGCTGCGTATTTTGGAGGAGGTCGATGTCACGCTCATTCGGTGTAACGCAGGGGAACTGGCGGCCATTGCAGGTGTTGATTGGCAGGCGAAAGGCGTCGACGCCGGAGAGGGAGAAGCGGACGTGGTGAAATTGGCAAAACAAGTCGCAACTACCCACGATTGCCTCGTTGCGGTATCTGGCGAAGTCGATATCGTCACGGACGGACAGAATCTCTTGTCCATTACTGGCGGACACCCATTAATGACGCGAGTGACTGGCGTGGGTTGCCTGTTAAGTTCCGTAGTAGGCGCTTTTTTAACCGTGGCGAATGAAAAACCATTGGAGGCGGCCGCCACGGCTTTGGCTTTCTATAAACAAGTTGGGGAACATGCGGCAGAAGCGGCCACAGGACCCGGAGATTTTGCAGTTCATTTTCTGAATGGATTGGCTTTAACGGAAGACCGATTGATTACAATAGGGGATTTTATTTCACAAGGAGGCATTTCACTATGA
- the thiD gene encoding bifunctional hydroxymethylpyrimidine kinase/phosphomethylpyrimidine kinase — MTAVALTIAGSDSGGGAGIQADLKTFQELDVFGTSALTAVTAQNTLGVHGVYPIEAAGVIAQIKAVLEDFHVGAVKTGMLFSADIITTVAQTLRMYGPPALIIDPVMIAKGGASLLQEEAVHALQQELIPIAAVITPNIPEAEVLTGVSIETDDDVLEAAEKLLELGAQAVVMKGGHRHNEKFAEDLFLSADGERFILRSERINTKDTHGTGCTFSAAITAWMANGKTAGEAVAEAKQFIQAAIRDGLELGAGHGPTNHWAYRRLGENAGKGVVLVD, encoded by the coding sequence ATGACAGCAGTAGCGTTAACGATCGCTGGTTCAGATAGCGGGGGCGGGGCCGGCATCCAAGCCGATCTGAAAACCTTTCAGGAATTGGATGTATTCGGTACATCCGCACTGACCGCGGTCACGGCACAAAATACACTTGGCGTACATGGCGTCTATCCGATTGAAGCAGCTGGTGTCATTGCGCAGATAAAGGCAGTCTTGGAGGATTTCCATGTCGGTGCGGTGAAGACGGGGATGCTCTTTTCGGCTGACATCATTACAACGGTGGCACAGACATTACGAATGTACGGACCACCGGCATTGATCATTGACCCAGTCATGATTGCAAAAGGCGGCGCTTCCCTCTTGCAAGAAGAGGCAGTGCATGCGTTACAACAGGAACTTATTCCGATTGCGGCAGTCATCACACCGAACATCCCGGAAGCAGAAGTCCTGACAGGGGTTTCCATCGAAACGGATGACGACGTCTTGGAAGCGGCGGAGAAATTGTTGGAGCTCGGGGCCCAGGCAGTCGTTATGAAAGGCGGCCATCGCCACAACGAAAAATTTGCGGAAGACCTATTCCTCTCCGCGGATGGCGAGCGGTTCATTCTCCGCTCGGAGCGGATTAACACGAAGGATACGCATGGTACCGGCTGTACGTTCTCAGCAGCCATCACGGCATGGATGGCAAACGGAAAAACGGCTGGAGAAGCCGTGGCGGAGGCGAAACAATTCATCCAAGCGGCCATTCGGGATGGATTGGAACTGGGCGCCGGACACGGCCCGACCAATCATTGGGCCTATCGTCGCCTTGGCGAAAACGCAGGAAAGGGTGTCGTCCTTGTCGATTAA